The Niastella koreensis GR20-10 genome includes a window with the following:
- a CDS encoding VOC family protein encodes MKNVINWFEIYTSDFNRAKQFYKDVFKCDLIDIPMNSDRHSQMQYALFRKNENKFDLNGALVKIDEAKPGIGGTLVYFATEEITAELGRVETAGGKIIRPKLDLGEFGFIALIQDTETNLIGLRSEK; translated from the coding sequence ATGAAAAATGTAATTAACTGGTTTGAAATTTATACATCAGACTTCAACAGGGCGAAACAATTCTACAAGGATGTATTCAAATGTGACCTGATTGATATTCCCATGAATAGCGACAGACATTCGCAAATGCAATATGCTTTATTTAGAAAAAATGAAAATAAATTTGATCTAAACGGGGCGCTGGTAAAAATTGATGAGGCGAAACCGGGAATTGGCGGCACCCTGGTCTACTTTGCTACTGAAGAAATTACAGCGGAACTGGGCCGGGTTGAAACCGCAGGAGGAAAGATTATCCGTCCGAAATTGGATCTTGGTGAATTCGGTTTCATCGCATTGATACAGGATACCGAAACAAATTTGATCGGGTTACGTTCTGAGAAGTAA
- a CDS encoding glycosyl hydrolase family 18 protein, which produces MKKNSSRLLLGNVKTKLCRTMYCMLIVLLSSLMSPAEAQFKVVGYLPTWAGAVSNVQFSKLTHVNYAFLIPTSNGGYQPIEDAAKLQSLVSAAHANGVKVLVSVGGGGGGDGFHGIVASSANRINFANNMLAFANQYNLDGIDIDWEYPADGTEANNFVLMMQQLSTTMHNNGKLCTIAVIGLYGTSILNGVFDAVDYLTIMAYDDNEYEHSTYNLAVQCMNYWRGRGVPAAKAILGVPFYCHPTYETYAQLLAQGADPYSDTFNGKGYNGITTIKNKTNLAFDQGGGIMMWELSGDVNNQYSLVSAIHDVVVTRTGGGGNPVTTAPIGKTIWLQGNNGLYVSSENGTQAMNCNRTTPQGWEQFLVGDAGNGKVTLQSMGKYVSSENGTQAITCNRATPQGWEQFDWVVNADNTISLRGSNGLYVSSENGAQAMTCTRTTIQGWEKFNFGIISGARIATTAIDNVTANTPGGMYPNPVQKGSALTVAVKQYNANAPVHVTVIDLSGKTLAQINGNTGTLKIPVKYLPGTYFVKIENAGKSYVQKLIVQ; this is translated from the coding sequence ATGAAGAAAAATTCTAGCAGGTTGCTATTGGGCAACGTTAAAACAAAGCTATGCAGAACGATGTACTGCATGTTGATCGTATTACTCTCTTCTTTAATGTCACCGGCAGAAGCACAATTTAAAGTAGTGGGCTACCTGCCTACCTGGGCCGGTGCGGTAAGTAATGTTCAGTTCAGTAAATTAACCCACGTAAACTATGCCTTCCTGATTCCTACTTCCAACGGCGGGTATCAGCCTATTGAAGATGCGGCCAAGTTGCAAAGCCTGGTTTCTGCTGCACACGCCAATGGCGTAAAAGTACTGGTTTCAGTTGGTGGTGGAGGCGGCGGAGATGGTTTTCATGGAATAGTTGCCAGCTCTGCCAACCGCATCAACTTTGCCAACAATATGCTTGCTTTTGCCAACCAGTATAACCTGGATGGGATAGACATTGACTGGGAATACCCGGCTGATGGAACAGAGGCAAATAATTTTGTATTGATGATGCAACAGTTATCAACCACCATGCATAACAATGGCAAGTTGTGTACCATTGCGGTGATCGGTTTGTATGGCACCTCCATATTAAATGGCGTTTTTGATGCGGTAGATTATCTGACCATTATGGCTTATGATGATAATGAATACGAGCATTCTACTTACAACCTGGCCGTGCAATGTATGAATTACTGGCGGGGCAGGGGCGTACCGGCTGCCAAAGCTATTCTGGGCGTTCCTTTTTACTGCCACCCAACCTATGAAACCTACGCGCAATTGCTGGCCCAGGGCGCTGACCCTTATTCTGATACCTTCAATGGTAAAGGATATAATGGCATTACTACTATTAAAAATAAAACCAACCTGGCCTTCGATCAGGGCGGCGGCATTATGATGTGGGAACTCTCTGGTGATGTAAACAACCAGTATTCATTGGTATCGGCTATCCATGATGTGGTAGTAACCAGAACCGGTGGGGGTGGTAATCCTGTTACCACAGCGCCTATCGGCAAAACCATTTGGCTGCAGGGTAATAACGGATTGTATGTAAGTTCTGAAAATGGTACCCAGGCCATGAATTGTAACCGTACTACCCCTCAGGGCTGGGAACAGTTTTTAGTAGGGGATGCCGGCAATGGTAAGGTAACCCTGCAGAGCATGGGCAAATATGTGTCATCTGAAAACGGCACGCAGGCCATCACCTGCAACCGCGCCACCCCACAGGGTTGGGAGCAGTTTGACTGGGTAGTAAATGCCGACAATACCATCTCTTTGCGCGGTAGCAATGGATTGTATGTAAGTTCAGAAAATGGCGCGCAGGCGATGACCTGTACCCGCACCACCATTCAGGGCTGGGAAAAATTCAACTTTGGGATCATTTCAGGTGCAAGAATAGCAACCACAGCTATTGATAATGTTACAGCCAACACGCCGGGAGGCATGTATCCTAACCCGGTACAAAAAGGATCAGCATTGACTGTTGCGGTAAAACAATACAATGCCAATGCACCCGTACATGTAACGGTAATAGATCTTTCGGGTAAAACGCTGGCTCAAATTAATGGCAACACCGGTACTCTTAAAATTCCGGTGAAATATTTGCCAGGAACATACTTTGTGAAAATTGAAAATGCAGGTAAGAGTTATGTTCAAAAACTGATAGTGCAATAG
- a CDS encoding Crp/Fnr family transcriptional regulator produces MNTDFFAVIYNHPLLKKEDYEAIGNAHTKLQFQQGAMLLETGKTAKEFYVVEHGLLRSFLFDYKGIETTTEFYCGNEVLIESFSLFHRIASKENFQAVTDAIVWKIEYDRFQELLHNIEGLREWGRTWATSQLFMLKQRSINTLTISATDRYLSLVNERPEVIKLSPLKYIASYLGITDTSLSRIRRDISNT; encoded by the coding sequence ATGAATACAGATTTTTTTGCTGTTATTTATAACCATCCGCTTCTCAAAAAAGAGGATTATGAGGCAATAGGGAACGCGCACACCAAACTTCAATTTCAGCAGGGAGCAATGTTGTTAGAGACAGGCAAAACGGCTAAAGAATTTTATGTTGTAGAGCATGGTTTATTAAGGTCTTTCCTTTTTGATTATAAGGGCATTGAAACAACCACAGAATTCTATTGCGGTAACGAAGTTCTGATTGAATCTTTTTCGTTATTTCATCGAATCGCGTCAAAAGAGAATTTTCAGGCGGTGACGGACGCAATTGTTTGGAAAATCGAATACGATAGATTTCAGGAACTTCTTCACAACATAGAAGGACTCAGGGAATGGGGAAGAACCTGGGCCACCAGTCAATTATTTATGCTGAAACAACGCTCAATAAATACCCTCACAATAAGTGCTACCGATAGATACTTAAGCCTTGTAAATGAAAGACCGGAAGTTATTAAACTATCTCCGCTAAAATATATTGCTTCTTACCTGGGCATAACCGACACCTCATTAAGCCGGATCCGCAGAGATATTTCTAACACCTGA
- a CDS encoding serine hydrolase: MRKLLSLLVLATISQCVFSQTPAFITDSLDGYIRQGMKDWNVPGLAIVIVKDGQVAFMKGYGVADTATRQPVDENTLFMIASNSKLFTATALSQLAYDKKLSLDDKFTKYFPGFTLYEPTTTSLLTVRDLLCHRIGTKTFQGDFTYWNSQLTSQQIMQKMKLMKPEAGFRNHYGYCNSCFLAAGEVIPKITGKSWQNYVQDSILTPLQMNHTYTSIHNLTDTRLLSKPYTTSFTGTLKQVPWDDWDNLAPAAALISNVSDMSHWLLFQLDSGRYEGKRVMPFSVLQTTRDINTPIASRKSSVVPSHFAGYALGLIAGDYNGRQVYWHTGGAAGMVSVVCFVPEERLGIAVLTNNDNQSLYGALRAQVLDAYTGMPYQNRSKKYLADFNSTMADTLKTIHGWQARVKGTAPSLPLSAYTGHYTNELYGSLDIKPAADKKNLAVKFNSHANLTATLSYMDSNEWLLQYDNIEYGIFSIQFKISGNKVISIETKESDFVEEDPYVFIKQ, from the coding sequence ATGCGAAAACTACTGTCTCTGCTGGTGCTGGCTACCATCAGCCAATGCGTATTCAGCCAAACGCCCGCCTTTATTACCGATAGCCTGGATGGTTACATCCGCCAGGGGATGAAAGACTGGAATGTACCGGGGCTTGCCATTGTAATCGTAAAAGATGGGCAGGTTGCTTTTATGAAGGGCTATGGGGTGGCAGATACGGCTACCCGCCAGCCTGTTGATGAGAACACCCTGTTTATGATTGCCAGCAACTCCAAACTGTTTACAGCTACTGCGCTTAGCCAGCTGGCCTATGACAAAAAGCTATCGCTGGATGATAAATTCACCAAATACTTTCCCGGGTTTACCTTATATGAACCCACCACCACCAGTTTATTAACTGTCCGCGACCTGCTCTGCCATCGCATTGGAACCAAAACCTTCCAGGGTGACTTTACCTATTGGAACAGCCAGCTTACTTCGCAACAGATCATGCAAAAAATGAAGCTGATGAAACCTGAGGCTGGTTTTCGTAACCATTACGGCTATTGCAACAGTTGCTTTTTAGCAGCCGGCGAAGTAATTCCCAAAATAACCGGTAAGTCGTGGCAAAACTATGTACAGGATAGTATTCTTACGCCTTTGCAAATGAACCATACCTATACCAGCATTCACAACCTGACTGATACCCGCCTGCTGTCAAAACCTTATACAACCAGTTTTACCGGCACGCTGAAGCAGGTGCCCTGGGACGACTGGGATAACCTGGCGCCCGCCGCAGCGTTGATCAGCAACGTGAGTGATATGTCGCACTGGCTGCTATTTCAACTAGATAGCGGCCGTTATGAAGGAAAACGGGTGATGCCATTTAGTGTGCTGCAAACAACCCGCGATATCAATACCCCCATTGCAAGCCGGAAATCATCAGTTGTTCCTTCGCACTTTGCAGGATATGCATTAGGCCTTATAGCGGGCGATTACAACGGCCGGCAGGTTTACTGGCATACTGGAGGCGCTGCCGGTATGGTAAGCGTTGTATGCTTTGTGCCTGAAGAAAGACTGGGAATTGCGGTGCTTACCAACAACGATAACCAGAGTTTGTATGGCGCCCTGCGGGCCCAGGTGCTGGATGCTTATACGGGTATGCCTTACCAGAACAGAAGCAAAAAATACCTGGCAGATTTCAATAGTACCATGGCCGATACGTTGAAAACCATTCACGGCTGGCAGGCCCGGGTAAAAGGCACAGCGCCATCGCTGCCCCTCTCTGCTTATACGGGACATTATACAAACGAATTATACGGTTCACTGGATATTAAACCGGCGGCTGATAAAAAGAACCTGGCGGTAAAATTCAACAGCCATGCGAATTTGACGGCTACCCTTTCGTATATGGATTCAAATGAATGGCTGCTGCAATATGACAATATTGAATACGGCATCTTCTCTATTCAATTTAAGATAAGTGGCAACAAAGTAATATCCATCGAAACCAAAGAAAGTGATTTTGTGGAAGAAGATCCTTATGTTTTTATAAAACAGTAA
- a CDS encoding DUF805 domain-containing protein, producing the protein MKWYIDVLKKYAVFNGRARRSEYWYFVLFNLIISIVLAVGTAAIRMPFLYSVYSLAVMLPSLAVAVRRMHDVNKSGWYILIPIYNLILACTEGTSGPNSYGDDPKNEFLNEIDQWGENTPA; encoded by the coding sequence ATGAAGTGGTATATCGACGTTTTAAAGAAATACGCAGTTTTTAATGGCAGAGCAAGAAGAAGTGAGTATTGGTATTTTGTGCTGTTCAATTTGATTATCTCAATTGTCCTGGCTGTAGGCACCGCGGCTATTCGCATGCCTTTCCTGTATTCGGTTTATAGTTTGGCTGTTATGCTTCCGAGTCTTGCTGTGGCAGTAAGACGGATGCATGACGTGAATAAAAGTGGCTGGTATATCCTTATACCAATCTACAATTTGATCTTAGCCTGCACAGAGGGAACCAGCGGCCCTAATAGTTATGGTGATGATCCCAAAAACGAATTCCTTAACGAGATCGACCAATGGGGCGAGAATACCCCGGCCTAA
- a CDS encoding GNAT family N-acetyltransferase gives MNYTIAVYTGNYKQSIINLILPIQTEEFNVAITAGDQPDLQDIPGYYQLGTGNFWVAVIDNTVVGTIALSDIGNQQGALRKMFVHKDYRGKEYGIAQALLNTLLSWARQKELKEIFLGTTDKFHAAHRFYEKNHFQRVPVDSLPANFSRMAVDSIFYKLKLIY, from the coding sequence ATGAACTACACCATTGCGGTTTATACCGGTAATTATAAGCAATCAATAATCAACCTGATCCTTCCCATTCAAACCGAAGAATTTAATGTAGCAATAACCGCCGGCGACCAGCCCGATCTGCAGGATATTCCCGGTTATTATCAGCTAGGCACGGGAAATTTCTGGGTAGCGGTTATCGACAACACGGTGGTGGGCACCATTGCGCTTTCGGACATCGGCAACCAACAGGGCGCCCTGCGAAAAATGTTTGTTCATAAAGATTACCGGGGTAAAGAGTATGGTATAGCCCAGGCGTTGCTGAACACGTTACTATCCTGGGCCAGGCAAAAAGAGTTGAAAGAGATTTTCCTGGGTACAACAGATAAATTTCATGCTGCTCATCGCTTTTATGAAAAAAATCATTTTCAACGGGTGCCTGTTGACTCGTTACCGGCTAATTTCTCCCGGATGGCAGTTGATAGTATTTTCTATAAACTAAAACTCATATACTAA
- a CDS encoding c-type cytochrome produces MVIINKKSGVIVCIAITVIAGVAATAPRPPVMKYTNLKVLPKSISSKELMGIMVDDFQDGLGVTCNFCHANAKDGHGLDFASDAKPEKEVARNMMRMTLGLNKKYFKIKHPVIGSGSLDVTCITCHKGHAFPGGD; encoded by the coding sequence ATGGTGATAATCAATAAAAAATCAGGGGTGATTGTATGTATTGCAATTACCGTGATCGCGGGTGTTGCAGCCACGGCTCCCAGACCTCCTGTTATGAAGTATACGAATTTAAAAGTATTACCGAAGAGTATTTCCTCTAAAGAGCTGATGGGAATTATGGTGGATGATTTTCAGGACGGGTTGGGCGTTACCTGTAATTTTTGCCATGCCAATGCAAAAGATGGCCACGGTCTTGATTTTGCCAGCGATGCCAAACCCGAGAAGGAAGTGGCAAGAAACATGATGCGCATGACCCTTGGACTCAATAAAAAATATTTTAAGATAAAACACCCTGTAATAGGGAGCGGGTCCCTCGATGTAACATGCATCACCTGCCATAAGGGGCATGCTTTTCCGGGTGGCGACTGA
- a CDS encoding LytR/AlgR family response regulator transcription factor: protein MKLKCLIIDDEPIARKLLQEYIEETDFLELVGVAEHPLKAAGLINSTEVDLIFLDINMPKMSGLDFLRSAPNLPMVILTTAYGQYALDGFELAVVDYLVKPFSLERFLKAGMKAFELKQLKEGKSTNPKPEADHFFVKCEGKIEKVMYDELIYLEALVNYVVLHTVTNKMVVYLTIKGVLEKLPADQFVQVHKSYIVNMGKINTIEGNMLHLGNTKITMGLNYTERVMERVLKNKFIKR from the coding sequence ATGAAATTAAAATGCCTGATCATTGATGATGAACCAATAGCCCGCAAATTATTGCAGGAATATATAGAAGAAACTGACTTTTTGGAGTTGGTTGGCGTAGCGGAACATCCGTTAAAAGCTGCCGGACTAATCAACAGCACCGAAGTTGATCTGATCTTCCTGGATATTAATATGCCCAAAATGAGCGGGCTTGATTTCTTACGATCGGCGCCTAATTTACCTATGGTAATTCTTACTACGGCATATGGCCAGTACGCGCTGGATGGTTTTGAGCTGGCGGTAGTTGATTACCTGGTAAAACCTTTTTCTTTGGAACGCTTTTTAAAAGCAGGCATGAAGGCCTTTGAATTGAAACAATTGAAGGAAGGTAAATCAACCAACCCAAAGCCGGAGGCCGACCATTTCTTTGTTAAATGCGAAGGGAAAATTGAAAAGGTAATGTATGATGAACTGATCTATTTAGAGGCCCTGGTAAATTATGTGGTCCTTCATACCGTTACCAATAAAATGGTCGTATACCTCACCATTAAAGGTGTACTGGAAAAGCTTCCGGCCGATCAGTTTGTGCAGGTACATAAAAGCTATATTGTAAATATGGGAAAGATAAATACCATTGAAGGAAATATGCTGCATCTGGGGAATACCAAAATCACGATGGGCCTGAATTATACAGAGCGGGTAATGGAGCGGGTCTTAAAAAACAAGTTTATCAAAAGATAA
- a CDS encoding SMU1112c/YaeR family gloxylase I-like metalloprotein, with protein MKIESLHHVAIICSDYGQSKRFYTEILGFTIDNEVYRKERDSYKLDLSLNGQYLIELFSFPNPPQRPTRPEATGLRHISFGVKDIEQSVEFLTSKNIIVEPIRIDEYTGRKFTFFNDPDNLPIEIYEV; from the coding sequence ATGAAAATTGAAAGTTTACATCACGTCGCCATCATCTGTTCCGACTACGGGCAGTCAAAGCGTTTTTATACAGAGATCCTGGGTTTTACCATTGACAATGAAGTATACCGTAAGGAAAGAGACTCGTATAAACTGGACCTTTCATTGAATGGGCAATACTTAATTGAACTTTTTTCCTTTCCCAATCCGCCTCAACGGCCAACAAGACCCGAGGCAACAGGCTTAAGGCATATTTCATTTGGCGTGAAAGATATTGAGCAGTCTGTTGAATTTTTAACGTCAAAAAATATCATAGTAGAACCAATCCGGATTGACGAGTATACCGGCAGGAAGTTCACCTTTTTTAATGACCCGGACAATCTACCCATTGAGATTTATGAAGTTTAA
- a CDS encoding HEAT repeat domain-containing protein has protein sequence MQITETIKARSNSSREQALMLLDMVPLSDTENKYNLLASAGHYLNDAEVLNKWISIAVAETDTRLRADMLYRITGSNLQAIPDPAAFMQLLVSVLQQDEGRDTVLWLLGKLSLSFPAAKQPLIAFYQQHNNADTRRSILNWLLIPKTTDETDLAFFNSILHETDSDDKRLVIARLLLHDKLTIDQITQLLQPMAPPAIKELVLRYCIDRSIVPEVPLSVILRIDPEPRFRHWAILLLAVHSVKSVAVLDAIMYALKNDQDARVREAALHVFGYSISLTPEVVGYLNYCLGAETDTKLALQLLQFLAPHTSQSPELTDGLYYLLQQDLHASVSLSIYDILGRLVPTNPAMQEKFIQAYEKEQRDDAKAVILKALSNTMGDRHELYLKSLRSPATGIREWAIQGLLMMPVTRENVPIVVQVAPALLQPELRLDLRRRLARKLSVIPNLPAETIAVFVRLNDHERDGDILRSATLAQEKAISQSGAAGIDWDQWLHKADVSNDLNGIFPHIWFYFQENPDMAKKVLYACMNPANGNALYAQNISEADILEFMIANFGIDEDLIRYAISHLLQADLRYNGMLYHYLLIIKSYPFVPELQPALWQLLELRGYRNGLNLIQFDELLRIIYGADLENQFKQRIAAQQTANGMMPYLQYISVNNNWRAAPAVLKSVLEHHAAMLDDTSFASLFKEACRNAGVDADRLIRTTVPPPTQEAEEGPGFAD, from the coding sequence ATGCAAATTACTGAAACAATAAAGGCCCGCAGCAACAGCAGTCGCGAACAGGCGCTGATGCTGCTCGATATGGTTCCCCTGTCGGACACAGAGAACAAATACAACCTGCTGGCATCTGCCGGCCATTATCTCAACGATGCCGAAGTACTTAATAAATGGATCAGTATTGCAGTAGCGGAAACAGACACCCGTTTACGCGCCGATATGCTGTACCGCATTACCGGCAGCAACCTGCAGGCCATTCCTGATCCCGCCGCCTTTATGCAGCTGCTGGTAAGTGTGCTGCAACAGGATGAAGGCCGTGACACCGTATTATGGCTGCTGGGAAAATTGTCGCTTTCTTTTCCTGCTGCCAAACAACCGCTGATCGCCTTCTACCAGCAGCATAACAATGCAGATACCCGCCGCAGTATTTTGAACTGGCTGCTGATTCCTAAAACAACAGACGAAACGGATCTGGCTTTTTTTAACAGCATCCTGCACGAAACAGATTCAGATGATAAAAGATTGGTGATTGCGCGTTTATTGTTACATGATAAACTAACAATAGACCAGATCACCCAGCTACTGCAGCCCATGGCGCCACCGGCCATTAAGGAACTGGTGCTGCGGTATTGTATAGACCGTTCCATTGTACCGGAAGTGCCCCTGAGCGTTATACTTCGCATAGATCCGGAACCACGCTTTCGCCACTGGGCCATTCTGTTGCTGGCCGTTCACAGCGTAAAAAGCGTGGCCGTGCTGGACGCTATTATGTATGCGCTGAAAAATGACCAGGACGCCCGCGTTCGCGAAGCTGCCCTGCATGTGTTTGGTTACAGTATCAGTCTTACACCTGAAGTAGTGGGTTACCTGAATTATTGCCTGGGTGCTGAAACCGATACAAAGCTGGCCCTGCAATTATTACAGTTCCTGGCGCCCCATACCAGCCAGAGCCCTGAATTGACAGACGGTCTGTACTACCTGTTGCAACAGGACCTGCACGCCAGCGTATCGCTTTCCATCTATGACATCCTGGGCCGGTTGGTGCCAACCAACCCCGCTATGCAGGAGAAATTCATCCAGGCTTATGAAAAGGAACAACGCGACGATGCCAAAGCCGTTATACTGAAAGCGCTCAGCAATACCATGGGCGACAGGCATGAACTATATCTGAAATCACTTCGTTCTCCCGCCACCGGTATCCGTGAATGGGCCATCCAGGGCCTCTTGATGATGCCGGTAACCCGTGAGAACGTACCCATAGTAGTACAGGTCGCCCCTGCCCTGCTGCAGCCCGAACTTCGCCTTGACCTGCGGCGGCGACTGGCCCGCAAGCTCAGCGTTATTCCCAACCTGCCAGCGGAAACCATCGCCGTGTTTGTGCGCCTGAACGATCATGAAAGAGATGGCGATATTTTACGCAGTGCTACGCTGGCCCAGGAAAAAGCCATCTCGCAGAGTGGCGCTGCCGGCATAGACTGGGATCAATGGCTGCATAAAGCAGATGTAAGTAACGACCTGAATGGCATCTTCCCGCATATCTGGTTTTACTTTCAGGAGAACCCCGACATGGCCAAAAAAGTGTTGTACGCCTGTATGAACCCTGCCAACGGCAATGCATTGTATGCACAGAACATTTCGGAAGCGGATATCCTGGAATTTATGATCGCCAATTTTGGCATCGACGAAGACCTGATCCGTTATGCCATCAGTCACCTGTTGCAGGCCGACCTGCGTTACAATGGCATGTTGTACCACTACCTGCTGATCATTAAAAGTTATCCGTTTGTGCCAGAGCTGCAACCCGCGCTGTGGCAATTGCTGGAATTACGCGGCTACAGGAATGGACTGAATCTTATTCAGTTCGACGAACTGTTACGCATCATCTATGGCGCCGACCTGGAAAACCAGTTCAAACAACGCATTGCCGCGCAACAAACGGCAAATGGAATGATGCCCTATCTGCAATACATCTCCGTGAATAATAACTGGCGGGCTGCACCCGCGGTGCTGAAAAGCGTATTGGAACACCATGCCGCCATGCTCGACGACACCAGCTTTGCCAGCCTGTTTAAAGAAGCCTGCCGCAATGCGGGAGTAGACGCAGACAGACTGATACGTACCACGGTACCGCCACCAACGCAAGAGGCAGAGGAAGGTCCCGGCTTTGCAGATTAA
- a CDS encoding sensor histidine kinase, producing the protein MKKGSIIYHLLFWLFAYVCWIFVFRNSTLVLTHAITIQFCYLLFIAANYYFNTLYNIPQLLNKKKYLEFGGLFILAIVISAVVRVPVSMLVTIYVFKVSGAPFNYLAIFYNSFVNILFWVVLILAGKMIAEKIRSEIYIEKIEKEKAANELNYLRAQFNPHFLFNSINSIYGHIDKSNKLAREMLLSFSEMLRYQLYECNVEQIELTRELNYIKNYIELQKSRIDERIKVLFCDGQIGGNLKIAPLLLITFIENAFKYVGFNEGRDNYINISLTHNNGMLIFKASNSKDGCINRVENSSGLGVANAKRLLELIYPDKHLLQIDEQEDSYEVTLTLIDV; encoded by the coding sequence TTGAAAAAAGGTTCAATCATATATCATTTGCTGTTCTGGCTATTTGCCTATGTATGCTGGATCTTTGTTTTCAGGAACAGCACGCTGGTGCTTACCCATGCCATTACTATTCAGTTTTGTTATTTACTATTCATCGCTGCCAATTACTACTTTAATACCTTATATAACATTCCTCAGCTGCTCAATAAAAAGAAGTACCTGGAGTTTGGAGGATTGTTTATACTGGCAATAGTAATATCAGCAGTAGTAAGAGTTCCTGTTTCAATGCTGGTTACCATTTATGTTTTTAAAGTGTCAGGGGCGCCATTCAATTATCTTGCTATTTTTTATAATTCATTCGTCAACATTCTTTTTTGGGTGGTCTTAATTCTGGCCGGTAAAATGATTGCCGAAAAGATCCGGTCTGAGATTTACATTGAGAAAATTGAAAAAGAAAAGGCAGCCAATGAACTTAATTATTTGCGGGCGCAGTTTAATCCACATTTCCTGTTTAATTCTATTAATTCCATTTACGGCCATATCGATAAGTCGAATAAACTGGCCAGGGAAATGCTGCTGAGTTTTTCTGAAATGCTTCGCTACCAGTTATACGAGTGCAATGTTGAACAAATTGAACTAACGAGGGAACTTAATTATATAAAGAACTATATCGAGCTTCAGAAAAGCCGGATCGACGAACGTATAAAGGTGTTGTTTTGTGATGGTCAAATTGGTGGTAATTTAAAAATTGCGCCCCTGCTCCTGATTACGTTTATTGAAAATGCCTTTAAATACGTAGGTTTTAATGAGGGCAGGGATAATTATATCAACATAAGTTTAACCCATAACAACGGGATGCTCATTTTTAAAGCTTCAAACTCAAAAGATGGCTGTATTAACCGGGTTGAAAATTCTTCGGGATTGGGAGTGGCAAACGCCAAAAGATTACTGGAGCTGATATATCCCGATAAACATCTCCTGCAGATCGATGAGCAGGAGGATAGCTATGAAGTCACTTTAACCCTGATTGATGTATGA